The following proteins are co-located in the Pyxicephalus adspersus chromosome Z, UCB_Pads_2.0, whole genome shotgun sequence genome:
- the NRARP gene encoding notch-regulated ankyrin repeat-containing protein, giving the protein MSQTEVSTCSIPHTQRVFQEAVRKGNTKELQSLLQNMTNCEFNVNSFGPEGQTALHQSVIDGNLELVKLLVKFGADIRLANRDGWSALHIAAYGGHQDIVLYLITKAKYSSSSR; this is encoded by the coding sequence ATGAGCCAGACAGAAGTGTCCACCTGCTCCATCCCTCACACCCAGCGGGTGTTCCAGGAGGCTGTAAGGAAAGGTAACACCAAGGAACTCCAGTCCCTTCTTCAGAACATGACCAACTGTGAGTTTAACGTCAACTCTTTTGGGCCAGAGGGCCAGACTGCATTGCACCAGTCTGTTATCGATGGCAACCTGGAGTTGGTCAAGCTGCTTGTGAAGTTTGGAGCAGACATCAGACTGGCCAACAGGGACGGTTGGAGTGCCCTGCACATAGCAGCCTATGGTGGCCACCAAGACATTGTCCTCTATCTCATCACCAAGGCCAAGTATTCGTCCAGCAGTCGGTAA